The Trichomycterus rosablanca isolate fTriRos1 chromosome 19, fTriRos1.hap1, whole genome shotgun sequence region AGTCAGTAGATCAGTGCAACATACATTTTtatcaaagtatgtggacacatctaTTAATTAATGAGTTCAGTAGTTttagtcacacccattgctaactggtgtgtaaaattaattatacagtataaatgatatgcttccagctttgtggcaacagttttaaGAAGGACTTCTTGTTTCAGCATAGCTCTGCCCTTGTGCAAAAAAGGTTCATATAAGGTCCATAAACACGtgatttggtgtggaggaactccagtggcttcCTGCTACCCAGAGTGCATCACTGTTTAGATCAGCACAGCCAGTAGGCACAGTATTCCCATTGTTCTTGTGTTTTTGGTTACCCTAGCCTTCATGTGTGTGTAAAACCGTGATCAAAAAATAGACCTGGAACCCTCCACCATCTACGTTAGTATTGCTACTGGCCAGGCTAATGTTGTGATGTCAAGCTATTTGTGCATTTCTGCAACACCTGCACAGCAAAGAAAGGCCCCACCGAAAGGTTGCACACCTTGCTTCAACTATTCTATTTTTAACAGCACACTCACTGAACAGCTGCCCGCGAACACCAGCAGGATTGGAACTCTGCCGCCCAGGAATGGCACCCTGGTGGATGGTTCTTTGCTTGGATCTGGAGAATAATGTGGAAGTTGCACAGACTACAAGCGTGGCTTGTGTGACAGAATGGACTCCGTGCGTGCATGAAGTCTGCCAGCAACAACAGTGGAAGGCCAGTGTGCGCCAGAAACAGGCGTATGTCATGAGGTGTCGGGAGAGCCGTTTCAGCCGGGAGCTAAGGTTTAGTTGCACAACCCGCAGCAGCAAAAGGGGCTAAACCAAAAGTGCTAGGGAAGGCCCCTACAAAGTGCTTGAACAGCAGTCTGAGGTTGTGTACTGGGTTTAAGTGTGGTGCCGGACGGTGTACCAGCCTTACCAGTTACAATTGGCTGTGGCCAACATAGAACCAAATGATAAAACTAAATGATTTACTTGCAATGCTGACAAAGAGTCATAAGAAAGCCAAAGGAGCAGACCTTTATTGATGAGCTGAGCCATCTGTTATGacacatttaatataaaacaagTGTCTAATCATTCCAATCTGAGCAACAGCGTTAGGTTTCAAATTAATTGCATGAACTATTTTCACTGAACTGAGTATACTGATCTTGTACTGTACCTACATAGCATAGACCAGTTTTGGCATGTCTGAGAATGTCAGACGCCTGAGTTAAAATATGAGAGAAGTGATTTTTAGATTGTCTgaaaacgtttttttttctttttacattagCCATGGTCAATCTTGTTAAGTACTTCATAATTATTGATGTACATTTTTACCACAGgtaattaacattttatttaatgtgttaAATGGTCTACACAGAGaagaataaaagtataaaataaattagaaaattaactgcagccacaaattgttttttttcctacaaCCATAACATTGTGAGATTCTAGTCATTTACCATATTTATATTCTGTAATGTTCTCATTTAAGAGCAGTTAAGATTGTGGTGGTGTTAAGGACTCTTGGAAGAGACAACTATCAGGGAAATTACAACAAGCCAGTCTGGCTCTGTGTTTTTAAATTGCTAATTTCCTGCTTATGACATACTTGCTTTTATCACTTcaaatattgtttaatattgttCTCTAGATACTTTCATATTTTTGAGTAAGAATTTTAATTAAGAATTTGAGAACATTAAGAACATTGATTAAGAATTAAGAACTGAACttctttaaataattttgtgTACTTATAGATGTAGACTATataggcaaaagtatgtgaacaccaacCATAAGTTTGTCGGACTCATTCTAAAACTAAACTTTGTGATCAGGGTCACAACAATGctgaaacaataaaagacccTCCCCCAAACAATTGCTGCAAAGTTATAAACACAAACAGTAGTTTGtttaactgattttattcaCTTATTAGCAAAGTGTGTCTGGAAAGCctacactcagtaattaggaAGGGTGTTAATATACTTTTTGCATAtaacatacttttttaattgatttttagCATAGAACAGGATCTTACATAGGATTCTTGATTTTGTGAGGGTGAATTTCCCCAAGGTGTCAATTACTGAATTGTGTTAAAGGCAAATGCACAAAAATCAAACATTGGTGTATAGAGTTTTCAGCTTTTTTATTCAGGCCTCAGACACCACCTACAAGAGTCAAGAGGGTTCTTTATACAGAGCACTCACTACTTCCAAAGTCAGGTTGACCCATTCCAGCACAATTTGTTTTATTATCAGATAATCCAGCTGGCTTTTAGCAGAAGGATTTACAAAGTTCTTCAGGTCTTCACAGTAGTTTAATCTCTGGGCTGCATGCTCATGTTTGTCTTAGTTTCTTGTTGTTTCTACAGAGCATGGTGTTAACCTATAGGTTTACCAGTGACTGAATGACTATGGCAAAAGGTTTTCTTGTTCCCTTTAGTCAACTTCAAAAACGACTTTATCCTTAGGTTCATGGTGGGTTCAAAGTCTGACTAAGCTACGAAAAGTCCCAGTTTATAGCATGGATTCTGTTTCATGACCATTCTATTTAGTTCACTGAACAGCTGTAAGGTTTCAGCATCAGTGTAAAAACTGGACCAGAGAACACTGCAGACACAGGGAATGTTGACGAATGTGTACAAGGTTTCTGCATTAGGttgtcttaaaaaagaaaacggGATAGAACAACAGCAAATATTAGCAACTGACTTTCAATCTTTAATCTTCAAGCTTGGCTTTCCTTGTCAACACTGACAGTTTACTGCCAACAAAGTAGAAGAGAGATCATGTGAGTGCAAGCAGGGAAACAATGTTTAGAAGGATCACATCAGTCAGTAATCCTCCCTTGTGTTGCAAACCTGCACTTACAGACTGCATCAACTAAACTAGCAATAAAGGGaaactagggcagttgtagcctagtggttaaggtactagactagtattgaaaggttgctggtttaagccccaccacacaggttgccactgttgggcccttgagcaaggaccttaacctttaattgcttagataatatactgtcacagtactctaagtcactctggataaaagcgtctgctaaatgccgaaaatgtaaatgaaacaacGTCTAGGCTACACCGCACTAAACCTTAGACCATGACAGAAAGTTTAAACCCTACAAGATTAAACAAAGAGTGttaactttatttaaatgaagacTATGCTACAAACAGGATTCACCAACCCAGACTTTATCAACCCAGCAGCATAGAGAGAACAGCATATGTAATAACTGCTATTTTAACACACAATACTGGAATAGGATGCGAAAAAAGTACAAGAAAGGAACTGTTATATCCAATACACCACAAAAATTTATAGTGTTAATCTATTAGACAATGATCCCTTACATGTAACCATCTTTACATAGTAAATTAAGGTTACCCATCAGACACAAGAACAGAATTGCTTGCACAAAGTAAGTAcatttaaagacattttatCTATAAAGGTCACACCAACAGTTTAATGATGCTGTGAGGCCAATAATGACTTTAATAAAGTTTTGATAGTTGCCTACATGACTCACAGCAACTTGACAAGTGTGACTGTGTGCCAAGCTCTGTAACTTAGCAATAGCATTTATAGGTACGTCTCTTAATAAACAATTGTTACATCAACAGAATGAATATCTATCACTGACTGAATTCTAAAAAGGTGTTTCCAATCCCTCTACATTATTCACAAGAGTTTCCCATACTATCGATCCTATGTCCAAGTATATAATCTGCTGTTAAATTCATTAGCACCTAGAACAACAGATTTCTAGTTCGGTCAAGTTTGCTTTTTCAGTTCAGTCATGTATTACATTTGTCACAGTTCAAAAATACAGTCATTGTTTTCCAAAAATCCGAAGCatgttttctatttttgtcaGAACATTGCACTGGGATCTtcacatgtttaaaaacacagttCTTTCTCTGGGTTTTGTCCTTCCACCCACATGAAAAACATTTTAGGGAACTTAAAACTGAAGCTTCTCTGAAACACTGTCCATGGTGTTTCAGAGAATTTCTAAGAAAACTTGTCCTTTTGGAAAACACTGTTTTATTAGTACTGAGAATGCATCtgggacaaaaaaaaacaaccactgGGTTATATTTAGTGGCCGCTAATATTGCATTTAATTGAATGCACCTAATGGTTCATTTAGTGTTCATGTATGCTCCAAAAGTTTTAAATGTGAACTGTTTATATGAACAATTTATGCCTGTATCTGTTAATGGGAATAAAGAGATTTCAATATGCTTTTGGTTGTGTCTTCTTGGGGACACAACATAAGCATATCATTGTTCACTTTTCTTCACAAATGCAGGAGCAACTTAACGTCCATTGTGATTCTCTATGATGCTatgcattattactattagtagtgCACTAAGTTGATATAGccattttttattacatattaattACGGTTAATGGGCTAGACATTATTACAACTGTCACTGAGAACTGTCTACACCAATGAATGATCAGAAATtgcaaaaagacaaaaaagacaatttcattttttgtcaacATAAAGAGAAGCTAAGGACCTAGTCAGAGTTGAACATGGTAACTCTCACTTGACGTTTTATGTTATAgtttaacagtatttaattatataatacatttactttCTATTCAATGTTTGTTCCTATGAAAGACAAACAATTTACAGGGGCAAAGACATTATGGGATGTGATATTGATAATATGCCTAAGAAAAATGTCATTATTGTCATTGGCTTTCAGGCATGTTTGGTTAGTGCATGAACAATCAGTAACCAGTACTTAAATCAGCagggctttttttttaatcaatactGGGCTTTTTTGTATATGGCTAAAACTAGTTTACTGggggttaaaaaataaatgtatgacaTCCATCTGCACAGAAAAATATATCATCTAAAGAGAGAGCATGCATTATTGAGTTGCCAGGTTGCCAAGTTTTAATTTATCGCTGTCCAGGTTCAGCCTAAACATACCAATAGTCTACAGTTACAAACCCCAGTTGGACTTCGTTTATAAAGTCAAGAGACCAGCAGTTAAGCGTCAGCGTGAAAATAAGGGTAGACATAAAACGTAATGAGGGTTTTACTTAAATGCCACTTCCACTTGGCGAAATCCCTGTTGCCCTTTAAAGGGCTGTTGCAGTACTTTATTAGCCCAGGTGTGGTTTGTTAAGTATCTTCAACAGTGAAATTCTAGGACAGTACAGGTTTCTCTATTGGTAACATCCTTCTTATGCATTATCTGCACTTGTAGCCTTCAAATGATATTTAGTAAGATACACCTAGTCACACATTTGATTTAAAAGACTTGTTACACTTGATTTGTAACATATGGTGAGTCGCTAGTACAATGGATTTAGTGGAAAGTACACTACATGGGCAAAATTATTTCGACCCCACCCCCCATTGATAACAGTTATTGATAACAAATAATATGCATCCAACATTTTGGtaacagcatgactgtgccccgtGAACAAAACAAGGTCAATAAAGTCATGGTTTTAAGAGTTTGATGTAGACAAACTCCAGTTGCCTGCACAGGGTCCTGAGCCGTACCCCATTAAACACGTTTCTTCTTCagcgtccaacatcagtgtctgacctcagaaATGCTTTTTTTCTATAGAATAGCACAGAAACACTTTAAATTTTGttggaaagccttctcagaaaactGGAGCCTTTCATAGCCGACTTCAAGAagcaattttttattaatgctcACTGTTTGAAGACTAGGATGTCCAAGGTCTGGTATCCATTTTCGGCcatattaataatgatttattaataaatgaccaCTTAAtctaattgcttagataatttCATCCTTGGTATGTGTGACCACCAGCTTCTTAATTTATGAATCGCTCCAATTTGCATGACTTGCAAGTCATCTGTAGTCCTCTTAGTTAACTTTAATCTCTTCCTACTGTCTCTTTACTGTGGTAAAGTTTAAAATCATACACCTCGATAGGTGTAAGCACAGCACGTCTTAATCagtaatgtttcagcttttgtaAGAGGTTCTACCTGGTAAAAGGTAGTGTCAGGCTACCCAGAATTAAAATTCATTCTTAACCCAGTAAATTACCAACAAGGTTCCCAGGTATAGCATGTGAGAGTGGACATGTGTGAGTCTACATGGCTAGACATCTGGTGACACTGCAATTTGATGCAATTTCCTTCTCAAAAGAAGCAAAATCTGAAAATGAAGCTGTTTATATTTGAGAACAGGAGCAAAAAATCCCCTAATAATTAGCAAACATTTAGCAAATCAGCTCATCAGCATGCTAGTTAGTTACCAAGCTGATTCGAATATACATAGTTCAAAGAAAACACACCATACAAACTGCCAAGAAAATCACTTCAACTACGTTGGGCATTCCGGCTGAAAAATCCTCTCCCTGCTACACCGTCCTCCTTCAGCGCTGCAAGAGGTCACTCGTGTGACACACAAATTACACACTTCAGTTACACAATGTGGGGGAGTCAAGAAGGGTGTGTTAAAACAGTATTGAAACACAGCGCACATCGTGTCATCGATTATCAAGATGGAAACAGTCTCCATGCATGATGATCCTTCATCTTTTCATGCTTAGTATAAAAGTTCTATTTGTGCATTATGAAGGTGTGTGAGAGGATTTTGGTCTTCCAACTTCCTCAGAGGGGCTCATTGTGTACAGCGGAGGATAGATCTTGGCGAGGTGTAGAGGCACGGGACGAGCCTCTGTCCGTGCTCTCCGAGCTGGAACTCAGGTGCTGTTGTTCAGAGCCACCACTACTGGAAGTGGCCGTGGatgaggaggtggaggaggagcgTGTCTTCTCCTTAAAGTCTGTGATGATGACTGTAACATTGCCCACCGTAATAGCTAATTGCTGCGCAGAACTCCGGTCTATGTTTTTCAGCTTAGGCCTAGAGGATAAGAGGAGCATCAAGACAGAAAATTAGAATCTGGACTTGCATTACACCTTCAAGCCCTTTGATAAGTAGTTTAATATACAAAGTGTTCAAGTTTTGAACAGATTCTTTATATATTATGGCTGTTCTGCCATAAGAGTTCAATTTGTTGCTTGTAAGAGTagtaattatttttctttatgttgCCGTAGTCCTCAATGTgagctgtcatgtgccttttactcaaCACTGGCATCTGTTGTGCACTCTTCTATAAAGGCCTGTTTTATGCACTGCTGCAGAGACAGCTGTCTATAAATAACAATTTTTGGTTAGCAAATAATGCTTATAAGGCgagcaggtggcgcagcggtaaaacatgctagcccaccaaaGCTGAGATCTGTAGTTctcgagtttaaatctcagctctgctgtcagcgggctgggcacctacacagacacacaattggctgtgtatCTGTAAGGAAAGGAACAATGGCTAAACAGGGTTTTTTCGAAGCTGGGCAATTACTACCTCAGCACTGGGGCGACTGATCACGGATTTTCAAAATTGTGTCAGCAGTAATAAGACAAAAAAACTGTACTTGTCAGTTAGAGGAGATTAACCTACCTTGAAATTAAGGGTTTGTTGCTTTTAGTGGCTGATTTGCCAGACTTCATACTGCTTCTTTCACTAGGGGGACCTTTATTAAGGAGCTTAGGCCTAAGAACAGTAAGAGAATATGAATGAGttaaaagaacaataataagaaATCTTGCCTACAGTAAAATTTCAAGTTTAAGATAATCTCCCTACATAGAGATGTGAACTGCAGttttaaaatacaacaaaaatgcTGTTACATAAAAACTATTATCTTCTTTGCAGTGAATATTTTGCCAAAAGTGTTTTGAATTAATTTTCTATTTATAAGAATCGTTGTTTAGAAGGTCAACTACTAAAAGATATGCTTACATAATATTCAAATTCTTACACAACAACCTAATGTCTGATGCAAATTCTTTTCCCCACGCATTGTTATGATTAACTCTGTGATTACGTCACTTTAGAAGATCATTACAACAGGTGATCATTACAACAGGTGGTACAAAGGCAGTATCCACTAAACgctgagtctttgaggagcaaagatggacaaAGTATCAATAAATTGTTAACAAACTCAGGTGGCgctggatattccgctagcacaccagcaccgagtttctgaactcttcggttcaaaactcggtgttgcctccagtcggctgggcgccatctagcaggcataattggcagtgccgtactaatactaattggccaccgtatctgcagggtgggggccggactatgtgtgggtggatcttcatatgctgtgtaaggaccctgattggcggaagagacgcctgtgcagaaagcaggggcaagaagaggagggctcttccgacacgtgtacagcaacgtgctctccttggatgcaatctggtatctctggtagcagcggaaaacaaaattgagtgcgctaaatcaggaagaaaatagggagaaaatgcataaaaaataaataaataaataaaaaccaatgtgtaaataaattattgaaatgattaaaaacaatgcttctcaaagaaagattggactAGCCCTCTACTGTACCCTGACCAAgaaaaagtggtggtaaaagcatgaaaataaacaaaaaatcctTTATAATGAAGAAAACACATGAAATTTGCAAAATGGTCTTAGACTTCTGGCTCAAACtgtagagtaaataaaaatttttttaaatgtttttaactaATTTTAACTGAGGTATACAATCATGCACAAGCATTTTCAAAATCTTTATTACCATGTTTAACTTTTTAAACCTGTAGTccaaaaagatttaaaaatagcATGTTCTGAAACTTACACCTTTCATTAGTCAAAGAAGTATTATTTGTTGCATGCAGATTGTGTAGTAACACTGCACATCATTTTAAGATGATATTTCTCAGTCATATATAGACtatgcgtccgaaatcgcatacttccatactgaacagtacgcaaaagcagtacgcgagagcaggtagtgtgtccgaatacgcACTATTTAGTAAACAGTACGTggaaagtacccggatgacctagtGCCTGGGcgaccatttttgagtatgcaaacacaacatacttgcggtccgataatctatcccataatgcaacttgAGCTGCAAAGGCTTTCGTTGCGAAGAAGAAAGATGACAGAAAGTGGAGTaagacaaaaattaaaaatgttatgattacgtacaaccctgaataacgttatgagtagctttgtggggAATGACAGAATTAATTTTGCCCGATTTGAAAATTTTTATAACTGTAGTGATGTGACATCATGCATCATGTgatgttggtaagatggcgaaCGTAGTacgaggttgcgtgcatactgcacacttgcgtactgaaagagcttactgctttaccggccgagcagtgcaTACTGCCTCGaatttagtacgtactgtttgTTTAAGTATGCAATTTTGGACACAGCCTACCTATGGCAACTCTTTAATAATGCTACTTACTTCATCTTCTTTGTAGTGGGCTTTTTGCTGGACCCAAGACCTTTTTCCTTCTCTTTGTTCTTGTCTCCCACTGTTTTTTCCACTTTGCTTTTCTTCATCTCCTCCTTCTCGGCCGGTTGCGTCCCGGATCCACCTGTGTGATGCTCTTTTTCTGTGTGTTGCTTTTGTGGTTGAATCTTATCCATTAGTTCTCTGTGCAGTTCTTGGCTTAGTATGGGTCTCTCTGGCTTTTTCTCCAGTGGCGTTTGGACAACCTCAGGTTTATCCAAACCGACACGCTCCGGTCTCCTGTCCTTTTGAATATGTATTCTGTCCAAGTGGTTACTGTCTGGTCCCAGTCTGTCTGAGTCAGAGTTGTCTATGCTCGGCCTGTCCGAGTCTGAGTTATCAATGTCGTAGTGGTCGTCTCTCTCCGTCCTTTCTCTTCTGTCTTTCTTTGCTGGAGGAGGGGTAGCGTACTGCTGCGCTACCTGTTGTGCCACAAGCTGTGAGTTTAGCCGAGGTTTTCTGATAGAGATATGAAatatatgtttgtgtttttaatagtaataagaaaaataataatcataatcaacATATTTATTTGCATAGCATTTTGCATgtacacaaatataaaaacaataaaacacatatgaaccaaataaaaacataagaatcaaaaataatatataaatatgaagtaATACATTGATGTTATAAAAGTATGTCTTAAGCTGCTTTTTAACATGAACTGTCTGATCTCAAATGGATAAAAAAGAAACCCTGTCATTTTTAATTGACTTTGCGTAAATTAAGAAAGCCAGCaatactgtattttaataaagaTTTCATATGGCAACAgacaattcttttttttttacagttatttacattagcaaacgcttttatccaaagtgactcaaGTCCAGTACCTCTAATCTGTTATACCTGGTTTATAATGGAATTTTGACAAATTACTTGGTTTAAAGACTCTTTCAGTTTAACCTCACACACTATCCCTTGTTAGGACAAACACACCCATATCAGGAACTTTGCAAAATACAAATTGTTGTATATTTCACAATCTTAAACAATGTGCAAATATTTGACAACTTCTAAAAACCTGCCATCCAATTCTATCACCGCAGTTGGGAATGATCATAGCATAGGCCAGTAGCAGAGGTTCTTGCTATAGTTTTTCACTAAgttgtaataattaaaatgtatacataTTTGGAAAATACCGGCAAataggcttttatccaaagcaacttacagtactctgtatattgtctaagcaattgagggttaagggctttgctgaagggaccaacagtggcaacctggcagtggtgtggcttgaaacggtgacctttcgattagtagtccagttccttaaccactaggctacaagagCCCCCCAATATTTTAACAAATATTTTGTGatttaatgtaatgcatttaatTCAGGGATGACAGGGAATTCCAATTTTATTCCCAATTTACTATTGTCAGCTGTCTGCACAACATCTCACCCTCATGAAATGTTGGTGGGCATTTATTGTCTTTGAAGGTCTTTGATTTTTAGTGAGGACCACTGTCCAGGCCTGTAAGTGAAAAACCAGTGCCTTAAAACAAATGAATCCCTGCACTGTTTCTTAAGCTCTTAAGCTTTTATGTGCCATATATTTGAGGTAAAAGGTAATAAGTAAAGTTGCTTTTCCAAAAGCTCCTTACTCTCTGGTAAAGTggtagcgtttttttttttttttaattggtcaAATCAGTCAGAAATTGAAGgtttagtttaaataaatacttcatcttTTTGTGGCCCTGCTGTTGTTCTGCACAAACTCCATAATGCAGTCAAAAACAGCAAAGGAAAACTCTTGAAAGCTATTAAATATTACTGCTCAGGATCAAAGATCCTTATCTGTGGTAAGATTTCTTAAACCTGACACAGGTTTTGTACACGTGCAGACTGAAAACtaagtaaataaacatgttctaATGTACCCATACGCTAGTAAATACTTTTTTCTGATTGAAAACACTTGTTCTTGTTCATATTGAATAACAGCTTAAGAAGATAACACATTTAATGAAGCAAATAATTAGgtcaatcaaataaaagaaataaatttaaattaaaaagaaataaataaataaataaacaaaggaaaatcaaataaagcacatttaagcAGACATATAACAGTAAATTAATGCACTGACTATTAACGTGCTGTTGCATTAATgtcttaaaaatcactataaaattattaaatcctAACAGAGCAAAACACCTCGGCCGGCATGTGCCGATACATGGATGTTATGCCACAGGTAGTCAAAGCCATTAGTAATATATGTTAAATGatgatatataatattaaaCCTTAACATAAATGTtatgtctacatatttttgcaaATAAGGACACAGGTACTAGGTAATATGTCCTGGCATGACAGTGTTTGAGAGCATGTGACTGAATCCATTTTGTGTTATTATGATGCAAAAAGAAAGATGCCCTGGTAAAAGCCACAATAAGACCAATATATCATCTGTGGCAGCTCAGACTCATTTTGCTTCAAAGAGGGACattcaggttgccactgctaaATAGACATCAGTGCATATAAAACTAGGTTAACTGTTTCCAGGTCAATTAACTGTTTTCCAAAAAACAGCTTCATGGCAGTATGCACAGCACCCTGCACGTCTGGCcttgtttattttatggttAAAAACTCACTTCACTGCAACCCCCAGCAGCGTGCCTAACCCAAAAAGCAAATCTCCATGCTCTTTTCCAACTGCAAAgcttaaaaactattaaaaaaggAGATACATCGCTAAGATCACAACAACAAGGACAGAGAAAAAAGAGGTACCAGTCGGTAACTTcatgttcctgtgtgtgtgggtgagaagTGTTGT contains the following coding sequences:
- the rybpa gene encoding RING1 and YY1-binding protein A, with translation MGDKKSPSRPKRHFKPCADDGFWDCSVCTFRNSAEAFKCSMCDVRKGTSTRKPRLNSQLVAQQVAQQYATPPPAKKDRRERTERDDHYDIDNSDSDRPSIDNSDSDRLGPDSNHLDRIHIQKDRRPERVGLDKPEVVQTPLEKKPERPILSQELHRELMDKIQPQKQHTEKEHHTGGSGTQPAEKEEMKKSKVEKTVGDKNKEKEKGLGSSKKPTTKKMKPKLLNKGPPSERSSMKSGKSATKSNKPLISRPKLKNIDRSSAQQLAITVGNVTVIITDFKEKTRSSSTSSSTATSSSGGSEQQHLSSSSESTDRGSSRASTPRQDLSSAVHNEPL